CCCCGCGCAATTCGGCCGGAGAGCATCGCGACCGTTCAACAATAACGATGCAGACGCAAACTCGCGGAACACATACTGCCGGCTGTAGCTGCACTAGACAAGCTCACGACATGGTCGGACTGTTAGACATACAAATAAAAAAGACTCTATTCCCTCGCTCATCTCCCGTCCTAATCTAGGTTTGCCGGCTCCTCAAGGTGATCGCATGGGGGGCCCGCCGGCTTCAGACTCCCTAGCGAGTCTCACGTGCGTGTGACGTAGTATGTTTTTACAGCTGTGATCCGTCAGATCCGGATGCCGTCGTTTATCGGCTCGACGTTTCGGACATCTTATGCCTGCTTCCTGATCTCTCTGGCCGCCTGCTTCAGGCTGGAGTTGCACTCCTCGTATGCGCGTCCGGCTCCGAATCCAACACCAACGAACGCGGGCCACGCTCTGCGCTTGAACAGGAGGACtgagaagacgacgccgaagccgaggccgagggtAGACTTGACGAGGAGGTTGGAGAGGCAGTGGTCCCACTAGAGTCTCGTTAGAGGTGCTATGCTGAATACAGGGAACCTTGGCGGCTGGGGAGAGCTACCTTCTCGTTGAGAAGTGCCTCACTAACGGGGCGCGCCACGGCGCTCGGGGGAGGAGAAACGGAGGTGTCTGACATGGTCGCCGATACCCTGGGGAGCTTCTCGTCAGCGTCAATGGGCCAAGGGGGGGACATGAAGGCATAACTCACACAATTGACTCGATTCGCAATGGTGTTGTCGAGGTCGGAGCTTCAGCTGTTGGAATTGAACCAAGCGATGTTTTCGGAGAGTCCCGGCAAATTGATGATGAACACCCGAGGGCGGTCAGTCTCGGTGTGTCTCTCGGTGACCGCATCCAAGTGGGTGGGGCGGCAGAATCCCGAAATTTTGGGAAAGCTCCAGCCAGAAATCGCGGGGAGTCGCTGCGACTTACACCCGATTGAACTTTGAAAGATCTGCACGTCTTTTGAAGAAACTCGAGGTCGACTGCCTACCATGGATGTTCAAATGACCGACGCAAGTATAGGTCGGTCTTCTGAGACCATCGTACGTCCAGAATTCCGTGATCTTTAACTCCCACTCACCCTACTAACCACTATCTAAGATGTCGGATAGAGACTTGGTAAAAACCGTGCGATCCCTTGACCAGACTGGCCCCGGAGCCAATGGCGAAAATATCGACCGGGTATGGAAGCAACTCACTTCGGCCAACCAGAGTCCTTTCTCTGCAGCTGAAGAAAGCGTTCTCCGATGGCTCCTCAAGGTCATGAAAACGAACAATGACGAAGCCGAGACGATCCGACGATTCCCTCTGACCTGGCGCATACTCGGCTGCGCATTCCAAAGAATACCACTCTTCTCCCTCGCAAAGTCTCTCGCCGACCGAAAGTTCATGGCTGTCCTGCAGCAAACACTCAAGGGTGTTGCAAAGCCCAGCACCGGGTCCGAGAAGACGTCGGATTCGAagtcgaagaagaggaagaggacaaGCACCGCGACATTCCAGCTACACTCCCTCAAATCTTTCGAAGGCTGCTTGGGAACGGGTGAAGCTATCTTCTGCGCACTGAAGACTCTCCTGGCACGTCTGGACCCGGCGGCGCAATGGTCCGCCCACGACAGGATGGGGGCGGAACACATCAAGGCCCTCTTCGCGCAACCCGCAACTGATGTGGTAGAATATCTCGGACCGCTTCTTTCAATTTGCGACTCTTCCCTGGCAGTGTCAGACCCCGAGCCGTTTGAGGCGCAGGAGTCGTGGGTCAGGGTCTTTTCTTCCACTTGGGAATTGCATCTCCAGGGGAGCGCCGATGCGCTTGAAGTAGCGACGCACTTCTCGCGCACGTCGTTTTCTATTCTCGGCAAGATAAAGCAACGGCAAGATGTTGAGGACTCGGTGGCCAGGCTATGGGCCCGAGACCTCGACAGATTTCTGCAGCGTAACCTGGTTCTGCCGGCAAGGTCGGCCTACCTGAACAGAAgcgacctcgaggtcgtcatTCGTGCCTTTGAGATGGTGAAGAGCAATGCCTCAGCCTCCGTGCCCATTCTATACAGCATGGTATCAGCTGCGCCGAGGGTTGTTGGTGGACTTACCACGGCTAAGGCCGAGGATGCCTGGATGCAAGAGGTTTTCAAGATGTCTGAGCGTATGATCAAGCAACTGTCCAGCGACAGAAAGTCGCAGGCAATGAGCGCGGTTCTCGAGGAAGCGATCACGAACAAGTCCCGCATCGCCCTGGATGACCTTCGTATGGTCTGCAACAATTACGCAATTGCCGGCAGTCCTAGCGAAACCGACTGGCGTCTCCTTTCACTTGTTGCCAAATGCGATGCGGATGTCTTTTTGCAGTCCGAAGAGGGCCTGCAACTATTCGACCAATTGTGTGACAGAATCACCGCAGCTGGGGCGGAGGCTGACGAGGCGACCATGCGTGACCTCATCGAGTCCTTAATCACCGGCTTCGAATCCGCTCGTGACTTGTCGACGTTCTTGCAGAAGTGGTTCGCCCAACTTTCCAAGTTTGAAGACAAGGCGCTGCGCTTTGGAGACCGGCCAGTGTGGTTCACCAGGGTGCATCGCAACTCAACGCTTatcgacggcatcgagaaATCTTTGACTACCAAGCAAATTGTCAGCTTGCTGCAGTGGGTGGAAAGCCATGAGAACCTCCGACCGGCAGCAGTGCTCACATTCCTCAACACCATCGCATCCGCCATCACCAAAGACGATTTTGCAGATGCTGTCGGCACCCAGCTCTCAGATCTCGCGCTGAAGGTCTGGTCGTCCAGCAAGACTCCCTCCGATATCCGTTCTCTGCGATGGAGGATCGTCTCCAAGACGGTTTCGTGGCTCGACTACGAACGAGCCACCGCCCTCTGGGACAAGGTTCAGGCCGACCTGACGAAAGCACTACAAAAGGCCAAgttcgacgacgaagacacTTGCGAAGCTCTGGAATGCGCATACTACTTCTGGTTGGCCATGTATCCAGATGGCCGCGATCAGACCGATCTTGCTTCACTGCTGTCATCTTTCATCGAGAGGCTGTTGAAGAAGGTGAAGTTTGAAGATCTTCAAGGGTTGTTTGGTGCCCCTGGCCTCTCAAGCATAGATACCTCCGACGTTCCCAGGTTCTGCTCGGAGTTTCCCCTTGCCGCTTCGAGGCTCGTTGCTTTGCTTGCCAAATCCTCAGGCACTTTGCCCGATTATCTGCAGCGGATGTTGAGCGAGAAGGTTTCCCAGAACAGCAAAACACAGCTGGCAAACGTTTTCCATGCCGTCGTATCAAACGAGAATAACTTCTGCAACAGAAAGCTTGCCGGCGGGGTGGTCGATTACGCCATCGAAATCCTCATGAACATCTCCGGTAAATCTTCCCCCTGGGCCGAGGAGCGGAGTAGGGTCATTATGGTTGAGCTGTCAAGAATGCCAGATGAATCTATCACGAGGCAGCAGAGGGAACGCCTCATGGGAATCTTGGTCCCCAAGGTCCAAGCGGCAGAAAAGATTGAACTTGCAAACTGGCATCTGGTTCTGGGATTGTTCGTGAAGATCATGCGGCGCCCAACCTTCTACCCGAACATGTCATTCTCTGACCTTCAGGACATTGCAAACTCGTTGGCGCCGCTATGCGACGGGAGCGACTCTACGACGGCTCTCGGGCTGTCCCAGCTTCTGTACCAACTGGTGACAGCGACTGCACGTCAAATGAACGACCACCAGGAGTGGCGTACACAATACTTCGGAAAGGTTTCGACGCTCTTGAAGGATCTTGCGGGGGATGGCTCTTGTGTGCAAATGACTTTGCTCAAAGCGCTGCTCGTCGTGGTGCTCCCCGAGGCTGGTTCGAAGGAGAAGGTTGCTGTCTTTGACATTgacgagacggcgtcggccttgggAAGCCTCATTCAAGACACATTGAGCGGTTTCGCCAAGGCGTGGCGCAAACAGAAGGTTGAAAAGACCTTGGTCAACCGCGTGCTGATTGCACTTGACGCAGCTGAGGCTCTTCCAGAAGCTGTCGTCAAACAGATGAAGGTCAAGGTTTCGCAGCTGGAGGAGTCCAGTCAACAGGCCATCTCCAGCGGCTACTTTAGCGGCTGGAAGCTGCAGTCGTTCCTCATCAAACGATTCCCTTCCAAGGTGGCCAATCCTCAACCGACTTCGTTCGGGCAGCTTTTCAGCAGcgcctcgtccgcgccgtTGCCCAGCGGCCCAGCCCCGGACCCGCTCGCTGACTTCAACCGACAAACTGTACTTGAAGATACTGTCGATGCGGCTATGGCTGGCCTTGACTACAACGGCAAGGTCCAGTACGTCCAGAatctcctcgccggcgtccagaCAGACGCTGCCTCCCAGGCCGGCCCTTCTTCCGAGGGTCAGCTTCTGGCCATCCATCGGGTAGTGTCGCAAATGACGGGTAAGTCTTCAATCCTCTTCGCGTAACTTAGACAAGCACTAATAAGCAATCCAGAAGCtcccgccggcctcgagaagTGCAAAACCTTCGACCTGGCCACGGCCCATGGCACGCTAATCAGGTATCTGGCTCAGACAAAGACTGTCCGCGAGTTCGTCAGGACCGCCGAGGTtctccagcagctcctcgacgtaAAGTCAAACGCCATGACTCAGTGGAACATTGAAGCAACCCTGAGCACAGTCGCTGTGAttgtcgccgacgaccccgGTCACCTCCTCgtggcctcctcgagcgtATACCAGTGGCTCTGCAAGCTCATGGAGGTGATCATCAAGAAGCACCGCCTTCGCCTCGAGGGCCACTATCACATCCTCGTTACGACCCTCGAGGCACTTCTCGGCGCCCTCACCCCCcacccgtcgtcatcggcacAGCACAAGGCATCGGCGTCCCTCAGCGCCAAACACGCGGCGCAATTTACGCGCCTCGTCACCCTTATTTGCGAGCCTGCGGCAGCGGCCGTTTCGCGTGTGCAGCACCTGAGCGCTCTTGATTCGGCAACAGACGCGGCCAAGCGGTCCGCCGGCCGGCACATGTACCTCGTCCTTATGGCGTACGTCAAGATGCAACTGGACGTTGACGTGCCGCGAGATGTCCGCGAGGCGCTGGAGCCCGGGATGAACTCCATTTTCAATATCACACCGCTCGAGGTGAGGAAGATCCTCAACGACAGCATGGATACCAGCGGAAGGGCTATTTTGAGGGAGATGTACAAGAGATACACCAAGTTTGGCAAGTGGAGCGGCGTATAAAAGAGTGCGTGGGTGCGTGGAGGCTGTGTACAAGATACCCTAGATATAATACGGCATTTCTGACAATGTTTACATGATTAAGTTCAAGCACCATGGGTCCTGCAAGACGATAGGGCTCAGTTGCTGGCAGTGTGTCCATGCCACCCATAAGTAGCATCTCCCGACATTGGTGACGTGGCTGCAGGTCAGACTTTGCCGGCACAGGGAACGGGTCTTTGCCTAATGAGTCTGAGACGTAACGCCTCGATGGCGACCTGTATGGATCGCCGATGCCCGTGGGTTCGTTGATTCCCGGCCTTGGTGGGCTCCACCGAGTCGAGAGGACAGACCCGATCGTCCAAGGGTCCTGATGCATGCATGCTACGAGTGGTTAACGTCTCGTCTTCGATGCATTGCTTAGAGAGTAACGACACATCGCTTGCTAGGATAAAGGACCTCTCTACCACAAAAACCATTTCTATTGGTTCTTAATCGTTGGCATGTGTGCGTGCCTGTGGCTTGTTGTCGCCCGAGTAGGTAGCAaatggagggagggagttCGGACCGGGTGGGGCCGGATATTGACAACCCGTCCTCACGCCTTCGATTTCGGCTTTCCATAGGTAGCCGGGTGACCATGCTTCTTGCCATAGTTTCTACACTGCCTCAACAGATCGGGCAGCATAAACACCCAAACCCAGGAGGTGACCCAGATCATGAAGGTGTCGAGCACCCAGTTGTTTCGCAAAgagccgccaaggccgctcCACTTCATCAAGCTGCCCAGAAACGCAACGGTGACGAAGTACTCGCCCCTCTCCAGGCCCTTGATGGACAGCCGGGCGACCTCCTCGGGCGATTGCACGgggtcgagctcctcgagctgaTGGGTGATCTGAGGCTTGGTCTCGTTCTCCCTCTCCAGGCCGgggctggtgatggtgccCGGGAACACCACGTGGATCTTGACGTTTTGGGGATACAGCAGGACCTCCTGGGAGAGGGTGTCGGCCAGGCCGCGGATGGCCCACTTGGACCCGGCATACGGGGCGTAGCCAGCGACggtgaagaaggcgacgacgctGGTGGTCATGATCAGGTGCCTCGGCTCGTCCTCTACGGGGGCGTCGGGGGCGAGCCACTCGCGCAGGATAGCATGGGCCATCTCAGCGGTGCCGTGGAAGTTGACATCCATGTTCTTGCGGGTCGCGGAGAAGGGTACCTCGGTGAAAAAGCCGGTGGTGGCCATGCCGGCGATGCACCAGACGATGTCCGGGCTGCGACCGCCGTTCCAGGcggtggcctcggcgacgatggggGCGGCATagttctcgacggcgacgtcggcagTCATGTACTTGAAGCGCTGGGTCTCGGGGTGCTTGGCGGCAGCcttgagctcggcgacgagctcctccaggcgggcggcgttgcGGGCGACGAGAATGAGGTTTGCGCCCTTTGCGGCGAGCTGGAGCGCAACGCTGCGGCCCATTCCCTCCGAGGCACCGGTCAGGAGGATGGTCTGGCGGAGCAGTTGGGTTAGTGGCCGGTCGATTGACAGGCGTGGGAAGATCGGGAGGGCCTCCTCACCTTGCCATCGACGGGCATGTGGTTCTTCCTGTTGAAGAGACCCATGGCGGATGCGAATAGTAGGGCAGCGAGGCCGGGTAGGGCGATCCACAGGGCCTGTGATGTGTATTCCATAGCTTGAGGGGCTGcgaaggaaagaaagaccAAAGGCGCAATCGAGACAAGGCAGATGCCACTGGTCTCTGTGCTCGGCTTGGTCGGACAGTGACTTTTGGTCAAGGCATGCGATTCGCACGACGACGCAAGGCCAAGAGTAGCTGCAGAGGGCCAGTTGGAGTTTAGCCAGGACGCTCGCGGCGCAGGGCCTGGTGTAATCGGGATCTCCCGCCCAGCTTTAGTGGAGTCGCTCAGGTCCGAGTGGGCGTGTCCCCTGGCTTTTtaggggaaaggggggggaggggctgcACAGTCGGGATGTTGTTCAGCAAGCAGTTAGATACAAGGTGATATACATATGGCATTGTTTGAGAAGATTGTCTCGTTCGGACCGATCAGAGGCGTGAGAGACCTCTCCAACTTAAAAAGCTCTTAACGGGAAAACCCCTTACTGTCCCTCGATATTCAAACTTCACCCAGGTACCTATCTACCCACCTACATGAGGTAATGATGCATTTAGAGCTCGTTGAGAGCTAAGAGCCTTCAGAACCGGGAGGTGTCAAAATGTACGAGTGTTCTACTAAAACCACCGGGCCTAAGTCTACTAGAACTGAGTATAGCAGCATCATTTTGATATCGTGATCGTTATGCGAAATTGTGTCACGCATCACAAAGGGTAGTCCAGCTTCACAATCAGGCTAAGGCGGAATCCCATCAGAGGCCATAAGCTATCCGCGTCCCTTCCGGGATGCTGAGTGCACCAACCCCACTATTGGCTCCGTGCAATCCGGCCAATGGACATCGGTTCCACCACCAAATCTCCACTAAAAAGTTCTGCGCTCGACAACGCAAGAACATTTTTCGTTATCTCAGGCGCAGCGAGAGAATCCACCTCCATCTGACGCCCGCCTCCCACCAGCGACACCGACTTGCCGCCTCTTTCCTCAACCCCTTTTTGCTGTAAGAGTCGAACCAATCGGAAAAGAAGTCAAGCAGTCAGTATGGCGAAGAAGCGCAAAGCATCCGCGCAAAAAGCGCACACCGGCCCCAAGGAGCTTgaccccgccgacgcccgtCTCGGTCCTATCACCACCTACGAAGATGTTGCCGATTCGGAGGAGGAGTACTTCTTGAACCGGGACAAGATCATGTTCGACGAGGGCCCCAAGTCcaagaggagaaagagggccgaggaggaggaaaagttCCTGGACAACTCGGAAGAGGAgatcctcgacctcgacgacggcgacgattccgacgaagaagacacCAGGAAAGCGCCCAGCAAGAAAtccaagaaggccaaggctgGAGCCGagtccgacgaggagggcgagggggaAGGAGACGAAGCTGACCCGACCTGGTGGGGTTCTTCTAAAAAGGAGTACTACGATGCCGACCAGatcgagaccgaggccgatgccctcgaggaagaggccgaggccaagcgcctgcagcagaagaagctggccaagatgTCCGAGGAGGATTTCTTgttcgacgagggcgaaTGGCTGGCCACGAAGCCTGACGAGGCGGAAGACCAGGACGTCGTCACCGAGGTCCtcaaggatgtcgaggtcaCGGACGACGTGGGCCCGGAAGAGCGCGTCAAGATTCTTCAGAGCAGATACCCCGAGTTTGAGCATCTCATCAACGAGTTCCAGGAACTGCAGCCGCAGCTGTCCGTCCTGCAGAAGGACGCCCACGGCAAGTCGAGCCAGTCACTAGAGGCAGTCAAGTACTGGATCCTCGGCTGCTACGTCGCTGCCCTCGCCAGCTACTTCGCCATTCTCACATCCCCGGCGCGGGACGATTCATCAACCAAAAAGACTCTGGACCCCGCCGAACTGCGCGATCACGACGTCATGGAGACGTTGCTGGAGTGTCGTGAGGCGTGGCAACAGGTCAAGAGCGCGAAGCCGTTCCTCCCTGACGATTCCATGGATGACTCGtctgccgaggaggagatcagtgccgtggacgacgtcgacgaggccgcgtTCGCCGCAGCCAAGGCGGAGCTCAAGAAGCAGAGGAAGCtggacaaggccgccaaggcgaAGAACAAGCAGGCCCAGAAGCAGGCACAGGCAGTCGAAGAGTCCCTCGCggatctcgacgacctgctcAAGCAGTCCAAgaagagcagcagctcgaagaaggccgccgccaaggccgccgaagacggcgacaaCTCCGACTttggcgaagaggaggccctcgacgcccgggCGGCCGCCGAAAAGGCAGCCCGCAAGAAGAGTCTGCGCTTCTACACCTCGCAGATTGTCCAGAAAGCCAACAagcgcgccgacgccggccgcgacgctggcggcgacgtggacATCCCGTACCGCGAGCGTCTCAGGGACCGTCAGGCGCGTCTCAACCGCGAGGCTGAACGACGCGGTCAAAAGTTCGGtgccgacctcggcgacgactcCGGcagcgagggcgacgactccaggacggcggcgggcgtgcgcgaggagggcgacgacgagtacTACGACATGGTGTCGGCATcctccaagaagaagaaggcggagaaggaggcgctGTATGACGCGCTCGCGGCGGCCAGCAAGGCGGACCGCATCGTCCCGCAGGAGGTTGTCGGTGAGGACGGCAAGCGCAAGATCACGTACGCCatcgagaagaacaaggGCCTGACACCAAAGCGCAAGAAGGAGGTGCGCAACCCGCGCGTcaagaagaggatgaagtacgaggagaagcagaagaagtTGAGGAGCATGAAGGCCGTCTGGAAGGGCGGCGAACCCCAGGGCGGATACGGGGGTGAGATGTCTGGTATCACGACGAATATTGTTAGAGCGAGGAAATTGTAGAGCTGGGCCGCTGTTGGGTTCCTCAAATAATGCAATGGGAATACAAAAGGTCCTTTCATCTCGTGGTTTCTCTTTGCCTTTGTGTTCTGTTCGTAACCTCATCATTGATTTCAGGACTAGTGTGTcgtttgtgtgtgttgtgACTTGTCTCGCATTGCTCCTACCAAGGCAGATGGAGACAGGTGCCCCCATGTCATACCTTAGGTGCCTGCAGGTGGTCCCTGAGCAAGGTATCTAATCTatctgtacagagtacggGTACCGGAGCTCGAGACACTTGGCCCCACCAAATTCCATTTGGCCAGAACAGCTCCCTTCAGCTAACATTACACCCTCCTTGTGAACCTCAACCACAGAACAAGCGCGATACCAGCGCAAGTGGTCCCACGACCTGTCGATAATTTCTAGACGAGAGCTGCTACGAATGAACCCGAATGTCCCCGATAAACCACCGATAGCCCTCAATTGACGGaaccccctctccccccccccggaaaCCCGCACCTTTCTACCATGGCGACACCCGACATATCGACCCtcacctcctccgcccaGATCTTCTCCTCCAACTACACTCTACCGCAGATCCGCGCCATCCACCGATCCCTTCATGTCGAAATCGACGAGAAGGCGAGCCGCCTGCGCACTCAGGTTGGCAACTCGTACCGCGACCTCCTCGGTACTGCCGACACCATCGTCCAGATGCGCAAGGACAACGACGCCGTCCAGGGCGTCCTGGGAGGTATGGGCGGCCGTTGCGggcgcggcgtcgtcggaTCCAAGGTATCTGGTCTGAGCGGGTTCGAAGACGCCGTCAGGAAGCGCACCGGCGGagacgtcggcatcgtcgcgaAGGTCAGGCTGCTCGAGACCTGcgcgctcgtcgtcggccgtATGCTCAAGGGCTCCGGTGCCGAGATCCAGGATTTGAGCAAAGGAGATAGGGTCGTCCTCGCTAGCAAGGTGCTGGTGCTGAGCCGGCTTTTGGTGAAGAGcctgggagaggaggagaggctGGACGGGGACGTCGGCCACGCTGTTGAGGCCACGAAGAAGAGCTTGGTTGgcttgaagaagaggttGTTGCGATACATTGATGGCTTGTTGGAGCGTACAGGAGATACCATCAAGCAGGAGGATGTCCTCAAGGCATTGTGTGCCTATAGCTTGGCCACCAGCTGCGGCGccttcgacgtcgtcacccACTTCTTGGGTGTAAGAGGCGCCGCCATGGCGCTTGCTTTCGAAGTTGAAGACAAGGAGCGGCATAGGAGCACGGGAGACGTGCTCAAGAGTCTGACGCTGTACACAAGGACGCTGTTAGATGTTCAGGCCCTCGTACCTTTCAAGCTATCTGACGCGCTGTCGAACCTCAAGAAGAGCCCCTTGCTAGCGGACATGGCACTCAAGAAGCTTGAGGGCCTACGCCTCGACGTCTACGAGCGATGGTGCGGGGAGGAGATCCAGTTCTTCACCCCCTTCATCCGGCACGATGACCTCGACGGCCCGCGGGCGAGGGACATGCTCTTCAGCTGGGCCGAGAAGGGCAGCGAGGTGCACATCGACGGCCTCAAGAAGACCATGGAGCGCATGGTGGAATTCAAGGCCATCACCGAGCTGCGGACGAGCGTACTCCAGCTGTGGatccgcgagggcggcaaaGCCCGTGGTTTCGACCCCTCCGAGatgctcgacgagctgcgcgGCGCCATCAACGGTC
The genomic region above belongs to Colletotrichum higginsianum IMI 349063 chromosome 2, whole genome shotgun sequence and contains:
- a CDS encoding Duf543 domain protein; this encodes MRSPRDTPRLTALGCSSSICRDSPKTSLGSIPTAEAPTSTTPLRIESIVVSATMSDTSVSPPPSAVARPVSEALLNEKWDHCLSNLLVKSTLGLGFGVVFSVLLFKRRAWPAFVGVGFGAGRAYEECNSSLKQAAREIRKQA
- a CDS encoding Urb2/Npa2 family protein, which codes for MDVQMTDASIGRSSETIMSDRDLVKTVRSLDQTGPGANGENIDRVWKQLTSANQSPFSAAEESVLRWLLKVMKTNNDEAETIRRFPLTWRILGCAFQRIPLFSLAKSLADRKFMAVLQQTLKGVAKPSTGSEKTSDSKSKKRKRTSTATFQLHSLKSFEGCLGTGEAIFCALKTLLARLDPAAQWSAHDRMGAEHIKALFAQPATDVVEYLGPLLSICDSSLAVSDPEPFEAQESWVRVFSSTWELHLQGSADALEVATHFSRTSFSILGKIKQRQDVEDSVARLWARDLDRFLQRNLVLPARSAYLNRSDLEVVIRAFEMVKSNASASVPILYSMVSAAPRVVGGLTTAKAEDAWMQEVFKMSERMIKQLSSDRKSQAMSAVLEEAITNKSRIALDDLRMVCNNYAIAGSPSETDWRLLSLVAKCDADVFLQSEEGLQLFDQLCDRITAAGAEADEATMRDLIESLITGFESARDLSTFLQKWFAQLSKFEDKALRFGDRPVWFTRVHRNSTLIDGIEKSLTTKQIVSLLQWVESHENLRPAAVLTFLNTIASAITKDDFADAVGTQLSDLALKVWSSSKTPSDIRSLRWRIVSKTVSWLDYERATALWDKVQADLTKALQKAKFDDEDTCEALECAYYFWLAMYPDGRDQTDLASLLSSFIERLLKKVKFEDLQGLFGAPGLSSIDTSDVPRFCSEFPLAASRLVALLAKSSGTLPDYLQRMLSEKVSQNSKTQLANVFHAVVSNENNFCNRKLAGGVVDYAIEILMNISGKSSPWAEERSRVIMVELSRMPDESITRQQRERLMGILVPKVQAAEKIELANWHLVLGLFVKIMRRPTFYPNMSFSDLQDIANSLAPLCDGSDSTTALGLSQLLYQLVTATARQMNDHQEWRTQYFGKVSTLLKDLAGDGSCVQMTLLKALLVVVLPEAGSKEKVAVFDIDETASALGSLIQDTLSGFAKAWRKQKVEKTLVNRVLIALDAAEALPEAVVKQMKVKVSQLEESSQQAISSGYFSGWKLQSFLIKRFPSKVANPQPTSFGQLFSSASSAPLPSGPAPDPLADFNRQTVLEDTVDAAMAGLDYNGKVQYVQNLLAGVQTDAASQAGPSSEGQLLAIHRVVSQMTEAPAGLEKCKTFDLATAHGTLIRYLAQTKTVREFVRTAEVLQQLLDVKSNAMTQWNIEATLSTVAVIVADDPGHLLVASSSVYQWLCKLMEVIIKKHRLRLEGHYHILVTTLEALLGALTPHPSSSAQHKASASLSAKHAAQFTRLVTLICEPAAAAVSRVQHLSALDSATDAAKRSAGRHMYLVLMAYVKMQLDVDVPRDVREALEPGMNSIFNITPLEVRKILNDSMDTSGRAILREMYKRYTKFGKWSGV
- a CDS encoding Short-chain dehydrogenase is translated as MEYTSQALWIALPGLAALLFASAMGLFNRKNHMPVDGKTILLTGASEGMGRSVALQLAAKGANLILVARNAARLEELVAELKAAAKHPETQRFKYMTADVAVENYAAPIVAEATAWNGGRSPDIVWCIAGMATTGFFTEVPFSATRKNMDVNFHGTAEMAHAILREWLAPDAPVEDEPRHLIMTTSVVAFFTVAGYAPYAGSKWAIRGLADTLSQEVLLYPQNVKIHVVFPGTITSPGLERENETKPQITHQLEELDPVQSPEEVARLSIKGLERGEYFVTVAFLGSLMKWSGLGGSLRNNWVLDTFMIWVTSWVWVFMLPDLLRQCRNYGKKHGHPATYGKPKSKA
- a CDS encoding Sas10/Utp3 family protein, which produces MAKKRKASAQKAHTGPKELDPADARLGPITTYEDVADSEEEYFLNRDKIMFDEGPKSKRRKRAEEEEKFLDNSEEEILDLDDGDDSDEEDTRKAPSKKSKKAKAGAESDEEGEGEGDEADPTWWGSSKKEYYDADQIETEADALEEEAEAKRLQQKKLAKMSEEDFLFDEGEWLATKPDEAEDQDVVTEVLKDVEVTDDVGPEERVKILQSRYPEFEHLINEFQELQPQLSVLQKDAHGKSSQSLEAVKYWILGCYVAALASYFAILTSPARDDSSTKKTLDPAELRDHDVMETLLECREAWQQVKSAKPFLPDDSMDDSSAEEEISAVDDVDEAAFAAAKAELKKQRKLDKAAKAKNKQAQKQAQAVEESLADLDDLLKQSKKSSSSKKAAAKAAEDGDNSDFGEEEALDARAAAEKAARKKSLRFYTSQIVQKANKRADAGRDAGGDVDIPYRERLRDRQARLNREAERRGQKFGADLGDDSGSEGDDSRTAAGVREEGDDEYYDMVSASSKKKKAEKEALYDALAAASKADRIVPQEVVGEDGKRKITYAIEKNKGLTPKRKKEVRNPRVKKRMKYEEKQKKLRSMKAVWKGGEPQGGYGGEMSGITTNIVRARKL